One window of Gemmobacter aquarius genomic DNA carries:
- a CDS encoding autotransporter outer membrane beta-barrel domain-containing protein, producing the protein MPIAPLLRGLLCCSTALVTITAAEAQDCLDFAVDQTCVNAGNLANGINDDGSIDLTNTATGTIEGGFAAVQTWLDGKVDNRGSIDSDTFGVLGLTGTLNVINSGSIHGDAIAVFGSEGANVTNSGDLSGIFGIYSTGSITAVNSGSIVGSQASGDSFGILGNTVDIENEGLISGGFNGIGFNTSGRIINSGRIVGTAEGPDYFSFGIMARGDLQLANSGTIQGEYGVSVNNSTAGTVIDNDGWIIGTGGVAIDMTGLSVSAATTASSDNSLILRGQSRIDGAILLGDGDSVQIETEGGLSRLVTFDGWEDEAVDVTGLGAGVLVQNGDTFATLDTTSFAQQGQGLVALTKGVAAAAPKRSPQTTTSGTLSTKGTAGPLGWAGVFGASSRNDATGQTLASTDRSGGIVGGFTLGAQSGLTFDVFAGLGNGDSTVEGSSSAETDYRFAGISMQGGGATWFDARLIGGMTDSDSSRIVADNTVAGGLATGTASYAGDFAALHFGAGRDFRAGDVVWTPSLSVDAATGNFDRYTETGTGQDLTVGARDTTALSLRLGLERSESFELAGGTLDTAMSFALVTSNLSNSDVSGSVIGQSFATGTGLGATYTGVAIGSGLTFAMSPSASISLRGEGMFTDDSFGASGALALKIAF; encoded by the coding sequence ATGCCCATCGCCCCACTTCTGCGCGGCCTTCTCTGCTGCTCCACAGCTCTGGTCACGATCACCGCAGCCGAAGCGCAAGATTGTCTGGATTTTGCGGTCGATCAGACCTGCGTCAACGCGGGCAATCTGGCGAACGGGATTAACGATGACGGATCGATCGACCTGACCAATACGGCAACCGGAACCATCGAAGGCGGCTTTGCGGCAGTGCAAACTTGGCTCGACGGCAAGGTGGACAACCGCGGCAGCATCGATAGCGATACGTTCGGTGTGCTCGGCCTGACTGGAACGCTCAATGTCATCAACAGCGGTTCGATCCATGGCGACGCTATCGCTGTGTTCGGCTCGGAGGGGGCGAACGTCACCAACTCGGGCGATCTGTCGGGGATTTTCGGAATATACAGCACCGGAAGCATCACGGCCGTCAACTCCGGCTCGATCGTAGGCAGCCAAGCGTCGGGCGATTCATTCGGCATCCTTGGCAACACCGTCGATATCGAAAACGAGGGCCTCATCTCGGGTGGCTTCAACGGCATCGGCTTCAACACTTCGGGTCGCATCATCAACTCCGGCCGCATCGTCGGCACGGCCGAGGGCCCCGACTATTTCAGCTTCGGCATCATGGCACGCGGTGACCTCCAGCTTGCCAACTCTGGCACGATCCAAGGGGAATACGGCGTCTCGGTGAACAATTCGACCGCCGGAACCGTCATCGATAACGACGGTTGGATCATCGGCACCGGGGGTGTCGCCATCGACATGACCGGCCTCAGCGTCTCGGCCGCGACCACGGCTTCGTCGGACAATAGCCTGATCCTGCGCGGCCAGTCCAGAATCGACGGCGCGATCCTGCTTGGCGATGGCGACTCTGTCCAAATCGAGACCGAAGGTGGCCTCTCGCGACTGGTCACATTCGACGGATGGGAAGACGAAGCCGTTGACGTGACCGGGCTCGGCGCGGGCGTCTTGGTCCAGAACGGCGATACCTTTGCCACGCTCGACACCACAAGCTTTGCGCAGCAAGGTCAGGGGCTTGTGGCCCTTACCAAGGGTGTCGCTGCGGCAGCGCCCAAGCGCAGCCCGCAAACCACCACCAGCGGCACCCTTTCGACCAAAGGAACGGCAGGACCCTTGGGTTGGGCTGGGGTCTTCGGCGCGTCTTCGCGGAACGACGCCACCGGCCAGACGCTCGCCAGCACCGACCGCAGCGGCGGGATCGTCGGTGGCTTTACCTTGGGCGCCCAAAGCGGCCTGACCTTTGACGTCTTCGCAGGTCTGGGCAATGGCGATTCGACCGTCGAAGGCTCGTCAAGCGCGGAAACCGACTACCGTTTCGCAGGGATTTCGATGCAAGGCGGAGGCGCCACCTGGTTCGACGCGCGCCTGATCGGCGGCATGACCGACAGCGACAGCAGCCGTATCGTTGCTGACAACACCGTCGCAGGCGGGCTTGCCACCGGCACCGCCAGCTACGCTGGCGATTTTGCCGCGCTTCACTTCGGGGCCGGGCGCGACTTCCGTGCGGGCGATGTGGTCTGGACCCCCTCACTGTCGGTTGATGCCGCAACCGGAAATTTTGACCGCTACACCGAGACCGGCACCGGGCAAGACCTGACCGTTGGTGCCCGCGACACCACGGCACTCTCGCTCCGGCTCGGGCTGGAACGCAGCGAAAGCTTTGAACTGGCCGGTGGCACACTCGATACGGCGATGTCGTTCGCGCTCGTCACCAGCAACCTTTCGAACAGCGATGTCAGCGGCTCGGTCATCGGCCAATCCTTTGCCACGGGCACCGGCCTTGGCGCCACTTACACGGGCGTTGCCATCGGCTCGGGCCTGACCTTCGCGATGTCTCCCTCGGCATCGATTTCCTTGCGCGGAGAGGGTATGTTCACTGACGACAGCTTCGGGGCTTCCGGCGCGCTGGCGCTGAAGATCGCGTTCTGA
- a CDS encoding AMP-binding protein → MSDSAPVANQGFGLADAFPDILTMLRARAVRDPDAIAIEDVTTGPRSYSALLARVEGLAAHLKSRDGQGRPRIGIVMPNGAELSEVLLAATVVGTALPFNPAYTAPEWESYFAETGIGLLVTVSGFAALARKTAQRSGITVLDVDMLPADTPQIDLQPPSPDDTAMVLLTSGSTGRAKRVPLSHRNVCTGARDVSLSLNLSPQDRCLSMWELFHVGGLVDLLLAPLHSGGTVIATTGFDATRFFDLLAKRKPTWFQAVPTALGELRLLAGRDATVVESHSLRFLRSVAAALSPALMAEIETLFRVPVLQTFGMTEASPLICSTGFAAADRIPGSVGRSCGTEIGVFDDDWQHQPRGSEGELAIRGPNVFSGYEADPAANEAAFRGGWFRTGDLGRIDAEGRLFLTGRIKELVNRGGEKINLREVDDALLAHPAVDEAAAFPVPHRTLGEDVTAAVVLRPGATATAEDLRQALSGRLAAFKIPRQIIFLSSLPRNAVGKIDRRQLAADALTQIEKSAAAGVADATDAEARIAAVWARELGLPRVGPEEDFVRLGGDSLSALRVLLAVEAESGLALPNDILSRIGTVRGMAKLLSTEGKARPASHAPVADSVTVEEARQIQAIVSMGKIPVLREGSAFKVINRNGPKQPLIWFFNRPATEMLVLGDLFPSDRPLYGGFSGGKIIDMDDASMARLARHYVAELLREFPKGDFILGGNCKGARLAWDVARQIEQKGRTVSRLCLLEYSSAELHAFPKPLLLMFGKQSRQKAYEAINWGDAGWETAFITPPVVSWVDGAHGGFFRSDTTKRFLAVLCDFLDETPRTEGTLQSTSGRRVLKIHRNWLLFNLYRLVYKLGVRVRHGRPVRYDPFTGEAQS, encoded by the coding sequence ATGTCCGACAGTGCTCCCGTCGCAAACCAAGGCTTTGGTCTGGCAGATGCGTTCCCCGACATCCTGACGATGCTGCGTGCCCGTGCCGTGCGTGACCCTGACGCGATTGCCATCGAGGACGTGACGACCGGACCGCGCAGCTATTCTGCCCTGCTTGCGCGGGTCGAAGGTCTGGCAGCCCATCTCAAATCGCGCGACGGTCAGGGGCGGCCGCGTATCGGCATCGTCATGCCCAACGGGGCCGAACTTTCCGAAGTCTTGCTGGCGGCTACGGTTGTTGGCACCGCCTTGCCGTTCAATCCCGCCTACACCGCGCCCGAATGGGAGAGCTATTTCGCCGAAACCGGAATCGGGCTTCTTGTCACTGTATCCGGCTTTGCAGCGTTGGCCCGCAAGACGGCGCAGCGGTCGGGCATCACCGTTCTCGATGTCGACATGCTGCCTGCCGACACGCCGCAGATCGACCTGCAACCGCCGTCCCCTGACGACACCGCCATGGTGCTTTTGACATCGGGGTCGACCGGACGGGCAAAGCGCGTGCCCCTGTCACACCGCAATGTCTGCACCGGCGCGCGCGATGTCAGCCTGTCGCTGAACCTGTCGCCACAAGACCGCTGTCTGAGCATGTGGGAGTTGTTCCACGTGGGCGGTCTGGTCGATCTCTTGTTGGCGCCATTACACTCTGGCGGCACCGTGATCGCCACCACAGGCTTTGACGCCACCCGCTTTTTCGACCTTTTGGCAAAGCGCAAGCCGACATGGTTCCAAGCCGTTCCCACCGCGCTGGGGGAATTGCGCCTGCTGGCCGGGCGCGATGCAACCGTGGTCGAAAGCCATAGCCTGCGGTTTCTGCGCTCTGTCGCGGCCGCACTTTCCCCGGCGCTGATGGCGGAAATCGAGACGCTGTTCCGCGTGCCGGTCCTTCAGACCTTTGGCATGACCGAGGCGTCGCCCCTGATCTGCTCGACCGGTTTTGCGGCGGCGGACCGTATCCCCGGATCGGTCGGGCGGTCCTGTGGCACCGAAATCGGCGTCTTTGACGACGATTGGCAGCACCAACCGCGCGGCTCCGAAGGCGAGCTTGCAATCCGTGGCCCGAACGTCTTTTCAGGATACGAGGCTGACCCGGCCGCAAACGAGGCCGCGTTTCGGGGCGGCTGGTTTCGCACCGGCGACCTCGGGCGCATCGATGCCGAAGGCCGCTTGTTCCTGACCGGACGGATAAAGGAGCTGGTCAACCGTGGCGGTGAAAAAATCAATCTGCGCGAGGTCGATGACGCCCTGCTGGCCCATCCGGCGGTAGACGAAGCGGCGGCCTTTCCCGTGCCGCACCGGACGCTGGGCGAGGATGTCACCGCAGCGGTGGTCTTGCGGCCCGGTGCTACGGCAACGGCGGAAGACCTTCGCCAAGCCCTGTCCGGCCGCTTGGCCGCGTTCAAGATACCCCGCCAGATAATCTTTCTGTCTTCCCTTCCCAGAAATGCGGTCGGCAAGATCGACAGGCGCCAACTTGCCGCAGACGCGCTGACGCAGATCGAGAAATCGGCTGCGGCTGGCGTTGCGGATGCCACAGACGCGGAAGCGCGCATCGCAGCGGTCTGGGCGCGGGAACTCGGCTTACCCCGCGTCGGGCCAGAGGAAGATTTTGTCCGGCTTGGCGGCGACTCGCTCTCGGCCTTGCGCGTTTTGCTTGCTGTCGAAGCCGAAAGCGGACTCGCCTTGCCGAACGACATCCTGTCGCGGATAGGCACGGTGCGCGGCATGGCAAAGCTTCTTTCGACCGAAGGAAAAGCGCGTCCGGCAAGCCATGCCCCGGTCGCTGACAGCGTGACCGTAGAAGAAGCACGTCAGATACAAGCCATCGTGTCGATGGGAAAAATACCGGTCCTGCGCGAAGGTTCGGCGTTCAAGGTGATCAACCGGAATGGGCCGAAGCAACCACTGATCTGGTTTTTCAACCGCCCCGCAACCGAGATGCTGGTTCTGGGCGACCTCTTCCCCTCAGACCGGCCACTTTATGGCGGTTTCTCGGGCGGAAAGATCATCGACATGGACGACGCCTCGATGGCGCGGCTTGCGCGACACTACGTTGCAGAACTTTTGCGCGAATTTCCCAAGGGCGATTTCATTCTTGGCGGTAACTGCAAAGGCGCCCGTCTGGCGTGGGACGTGGCCCGCCAGATCGAACAGAAGGGCCGCACCGTTTCGCGGCTTTGCCTTCTGGAATACTCCAGCGCCGAGCTTCACGCTTTCCCCAAACCCCTGCTGTTGATGTTCGGCAAGCAAAGCCGGCAAAAGGCTTACGAAGCCATTAACTGGGGGGATGCCGGGTGGGAAACGGCATTCATTACCCCGCCGGTCGTCTCGTGGGTCGACGGGGCGCATGGTGGGTTCTTTCGCAGCGATACGACAAAGCGGTTTCTGGCCGTCCTTTGCGATTTCCTTGACGAAACGCCAAGGACCGAAGGCACGCTTCAATCGACCTCAGGTCGGCGTGTGCTGAAAATCCACCGCAACTGGCTGCTCTTCAACCTGTACCGTCTGGTTTACAAGCTTGGCGTACGGGTAAGGCACGGCCGTCCTGTCCGCTACGACCCGTTCACCGGCGAGGCGCAGAGCTAG
- a CDS encoding lytic murein transglycosylase — MQIDRRTFGLGIACLALANCSSSGSGGAGGVTASGLPADLRPVPNRAYEAWVAAFRDRAAGQGIAPATLALAFRSAGYVPGVITRDRNQTEFTRTLEDYLSISVSEERVAKGRAAFARHRGTLAALEDRYGVDAEIIAAIWGVESFYGERRGDVPVISATSTLAFDGRRGAFFEQQLIAALKIIQNGDILPARMTGSWAGAMGHTQFIPTSYLQFAVDFSGDGRRDVWSEDPTDALASTAAYLQRSGWIRGVRWGREVTGSASGPAIQPQPGGPRFETTGNFRAIKRYNNSDAYAIGVGHLADRIGGAGPLQSAFPPDVHGLTKADRIALQDRLTALGFDTEGTDGVLGAKTEAAIRSYQSSRGLPVTGTPSRALLQSLR; from the coding sequence ATGCAGATTGATCGACGCACCTTCGGATTGGGCATCGCCTGTCTTGCGCTTGCGAACTGCTCCTCCTCGGGTTCCGGCGGGGCAGGCGGGGTAACCGCCTCCGGCTTGCCTGCCGACCTGCGGCCCGTTCCGAACCGCGCTTACGAGGCCTGGGTTGCCGCGTTCCGCGACCGCGCAGCGGGGCAGGGCATCGCGCCTGCAACGCTCGCTCTGGCGTTCCGCAGCGCGGGCTACGTGCCGGGCGTCATCACGCGCGACCGCAACCAGACCGAATTCACCCGCACGCTTGAAGACTACCTGTCGATCTCTGTCTCCGAAGAAAGGGTCGCGAAAGGGCGTGCCGCCTTTGCCCGCCATCGCGGAACGCTTGCCGCGTTGGAAGACCGCTACGGCGTCGATGCCGAAATCATCGCCGCGATCTGGGGGGTCGAAAGCTTCTATGGTGAACGCAGGGGCGACGTCCCCGTGATCTCGGCCACCTCGACGCTTGCCTTCGACGGGCGGCGCGGGGCGTTCTTTGAACAGCAACTGATAGCCGCGCTGAAGATAATCCAGAACGGAGACATTCTGCCCGCCCGGATGACCGGAAGCTGGGCCGGCGCGATGGGCCATACCCAGTTCATTCCCACCTCTTACCTGCAATTCGCCGTCGATTTCAGCGGTGACGGTCGACGCGATGTCTGGTCCGAAGACCCGACCGATGCGCTTGCCTCGACGGCCGCCTATCTGCAGCGAAGCGGCTGGATCCGGGGTGTTCGCTGGGGCCGCGAGGTGACCGGATCGGCATCCGGTCCGGCAATCCAGCCGCAACCCGGCGGTCCCCGCTTTGAAACAACCGGCAATTTCCGTGCGATCAAGCGCTACAACAACTCGGACGCCTATGCGATCGGCGTGGGCCATCTGGCAGACCGTATCGGCGGCGCAGGCCCGCTGCAAAGCGCATTTCCGCCCGATGTCCATGGCCTGACCAAGGCCGACCGGATCGCACTACAAGACCGGCTGACCGCGCTCGGGTTTGACACAGAGGGCACGGACGGCGTTCTTGGCGCCAAGACCGAAGCCGCCATCCGCTCTTATCAGTCCAGCCGGGGGCTGCCCGTGACTGGCACGCCCTCGCGGGCGCTGTTGCAAAGCCTGCGATAG
- a CDS encoding amidohydrolase family protein, translated as MQRMKFSPFFEQLDARIRALGGAFNAHLHIDRAGTYDETVRLLAERGVRDGANSTLAGKHSMIPMIHASPLYDRDSLIARVSFYLDAMIEVGTRRADSVVDVTLDRVGTGALATLGELRDSYAGRIDFRLGAYSPLGFRDDEPARWALLEQAAQSADFIGILPERDDRIDYPDHIGFEECCRRSIALAAGLGKDLHIHVDQANHPREDGGEMVARLVAEMGLGQSAGQTPFVWLVHLISPSTYGEDRFRALATRLAALGIGIICCPSAAISMRQLRPLVSPTYNSIARVLDLLDSGVQVRIGSDNICDITSPMGTPDLMAEVFVLANALRIYDVEILAKISAGLPLDPADRSRLRHHLDEDAAAVAQQLRRYQTLQPLEG; from the coding sequence ATGCAACGGATGAAGTTTTCGCCCTTTTTCGAACAGCTTGATGCGCGGATCAGGGCGCTTGGCGGCGCTTTCAATGCCCATCTGCACATAGACCGCGCGGGCACCTACGACGAGACTGTTCGTCTCCTGGCTGAACGCGGCGTGCGCGATGGCGCGAATTCGACGCTCGCGGGCAAGCACTCGATGATCCCGATGATCCATGCAAGCCCGCTTTATGACCGTGACAGCCTGATTGCGCGCGTGTCGTTTTATCTCGATGCGATGATCGAGGTTGGCACCCGCCGCGCCGACTCGGTCGTTGATGTCACGCTTGATCGCGTCGGCACCGGTGCTTTGGCCACGCTGGGCGAATTGCGCGACAGCTATGCCGGGCGCATCGACTTCCGTCTGGGTGCCTATTCTCCGCTTGGATTTCGCGATGACGAACCCGCCCGCTGGGCATTGTTGGAACAAGCGGCCCAAAGCGCGGATTTCATCGGCATCCTGCCCGAACGTGATGACCGCATCGATTATCCCGATCACATCGGGTTCGAGGAATGCTGTCGCCGCAGCATCGCCCTGGCCGCAGGCTTGGGCAAAGACCTGCATATCCATGTGGATCAGGCCAACCACCCGCGTGAAGACGGCGGCGAAATGGTGGCGCGCCTCGTGGCCGAGATGGGCTTGGGGCAAAGCGCGGGGCAGACTCCCTTTGTCTGGCTCGTGCATCTGATCTCGCCCTCGACCTATGGCGAGGATCGCTTCCGCGCCTTGGCCACGCGCCTTGCCGCACTGGGCATCGGCATCATTTGCTGCCCGTCCGCGGCAATCAGCATGCGCCAGCTTCGCCCCCTTGTCTCGCCAACCTACAATTCGATCGCCCGTGTGCTCGATTTGCTGGACAGCGGCGTGCAGGTGCGGATCGGGTCTGACAACATTTGCGACATCACTTCGCCGATGGGCACACCCGACCTGATGGCCGAGGTTTTTGTCCTCGCCAATGCGCTTCGCATTTACGATGTCGAAATTCTCGCCAAGATCTCTGCCGGTCTGCCACTTGATCCGGCTGACCGGTCACGTCTGCGCCACCATCTTGACGAAGATGCTGCCGCTGTCGCGCAACAACTGCGCCGGTACCAGACCCTGCAACCGCTCGAGGGGTAA
- a CDS encoding alpha/beta fold hydrolase — protein MAQARSTKAPVICLHGFPGLPSHWDHFATELPDDREVYSLPMPWLQRSGVAKTGFASVLNYIASVAKAALTGPAHFVGHDLGGVALYWLARTDFREHMKSLTFIAAPHPFSYQRFMASDEGASKSGYIDSILQSRDDAVLADCLLAGITGSDTAVTGDIGAALRATDFAALRALYAQIRQARPHEPQKGACRLDCPVAMIHAKDDRYLPAGLMQDSAARFACSGATLGLSGDSHYPHLTDPARVAQFAEGFWNAFEP, from the coding sequence TTGGCACAGGCCAGGTCAACGAAAGCCCCGGTTATCTGTTTACACGGATTTCCGGGGCTTCCGTCCCATTGGGACCATTTCGCAACCGAACTGCCCGACGACCGCGAGGTCTATTCCCTGCCGATGCCGTGGTTGCAGCGCAGCGGCGTTGCCAAGACCGGTTTCGCGTCAGTCCTCAATTACATCGCCTCGGTAGCCAAGGCGGCCTTGACCGGACCTGCCCATTTCGTCGGGCATGATCTTGGCGGGGTGGCCCTGTATTGGCTGGCGCGGACAGACTTTCGCGAACATATGAAAAGCCTGACGTTCATCGCGGCCCCGCATCCGTTTTCCTATCAGCGTTTCATGGCGTCGGACGAGGGCGCGTCAAAGTCGGGATATATCGACAGCATCCTGCAAAGCCGCGATGACGCCGTGTTGGCCGATTGTTTGCTTGCCGGGATCACTGGCAGCGATACCGCCGTGACCGGCGACATTGGCGCGGCACTTCGCGCCACCGACTTCGCCGCCCTTCGTGCGCTTTACGCCCAGATCCGGCAGGCCAGACCGCACGAGCCGCAAAAGGGCGCTTGCCGTCTGGACTGTCCGGTCGCGATGATCCACGCCAAGGACGACCGCTACCTTCCTGCGGGACTGATGCAAGACAGTGCAGCGCGCTTTGCGTGCAGCGGGGCGACGCTTGGACTGTCGGGGGATAGCCATTATCCCCACCTGACTGACCCCGCACGGGTGGCGCAATTTGCAGAAGGGTTCTGGAATGCCTTCGAGCCCTGA
- a CDS encoding cytochrome P450 — protein sequence MPSSPDRSPPPFADPSVEVKAQQGLNRLVLTLLQRVAQPAVDRPDRIGVLHVIEDPELADEVFKTPTLFQKNFALVAALGQSRFNLNGDRWAEFRDRTQPAYNKASKPAEIPKIDAIYRDALSGVSPHDGAALEPALMRAALAVFCKALNIVLDPDAVAQLFPHIRTHAKMLQFFSWYGAQQSDVLLQRAEWLDQCFNELILADPHTRDFVQQAVTGKSLSEWSPAITDLMQNLFAGIETTVATLSWAVQLLGQNSDLQDALRREADAPLQNRTLTRGFLWETMRCFPPIPFVVRELSDDYCGHGRSFAKGEQVIVSVLGLHRHAGYWVNPNEFHAARDEFADGQPTPIAFRPFLSGPRVCGGKRLAELEMLVALPEILRRWRIVSTSPDISYDYALALRPQSLTSVRLEALPR from the coding sequence ATGCCTTCGAGCCCTGACCGAAGCCCGCCCCCCTTTGCCGATCCCTCTGTCGAGGTCAAAGCGCAGCAGGGCTTGAACCGTCTGGTGCTGACCCTGTTGCAGCGCGTGGCTCAGCCCGCGGTCGACCGGCCAGACCGTATCGGCGTGTTGCACGTGATCGAAGACCCCGAACTTGCCGACGAGGTGTTCAAGACCCCGACGCTGTTCCAGAAGAATTTCGCCTTGGTCGCGGCACTTGGCCAAAGCAGGTTCAATCTTAACGGCGACCGCTGGGCAGAATTTCGCGACCGCACGCAACCGGCCTACAACAAGGCCAGCAAACCCGCAGAAATTCCGAAGATCGACGCGATCTATCGCGACGCCCTAAGCGGGGTTTCCCCGCACGATGGCGCGGCCCTTGAGCCTGCATTGATGCGAGCAGCCCTTGCGGTGTTTTGCAAGGCTTTGAATATCGTGCTTGATCCGGATGCGGTGGCGCAGCTGTTCCCCCACATCCGCACCCATGCCAAGATGCTGCAATTCTTCTCGTGGTATGGCGCGCAGCAATCCGACGTCCTGTTGCAACGGGCCGAATGGCTGGACCAGTGCTTCAACGAACTCATTCTGGCCGATCCCCATACCCGCGATTTCGTGCAGCAGGCCGTCACGGGTAAATCCCTGTCGGAATGGTCGCCTGCCATCACCGATCTGATGCAAAATCTGTTCGCGGGGATCGAAACCACGGTTGCCACCCTGTCTTGGGCCGTGCAGCTTTTGGGCCAGAATTCCGACCTGCAAGACGCACTGCGGCGCGAGGCTGACGCGCCCTTGCAGAACCGGACCCTGACACGCGGTTTCCTGTGGGAGACCATGCGCTGCTTCCCGCCAATCCCCTTTGTGGTGCGCGAACTATCAGACGATTACTGCGGTCACGGACGCAGCTTTGCCAAGGGTGAACAGGTCATCGTTTCTGTCCTCGGTCTGCACCGTCACGCGGGTTACTGGGTCAATCCAAACGAATTTCATGCCGCGCGCGACGAATTCGCCGATGGCCAGCCAACACCAATTGCCTTCCGCCCGTTCCTTTCCGGCCCGCGCGTTTGCGGCGGCAAACGCCTTGCCGAGCTTGAGATGCTGGTCGCCCTGCCCGAAATCTTGCGCCGGTGGCGCATCGTCTCGACATCGCCCGACATCAGCTATGACTACGCGCTTGCCCTGCGTCCGCAAAGCCTGACAAGCGTGCGGCTGGAAGCCTTGCCCCGATGA
- a CDS encoding Lpg1974 family pore-forming outer membrane protein, whose translation MSFNRVLAPTAAAAGAIGAAVFPGMALAQSTDSPLVLSFEGAVGTGDHANAYGEAKLGSGFDAFQDDVAFVGSVGLSRSINQDWDWSLSVSQLGYADNTVSGGGGSTSASWTSDVSRSDVAFSFGRDIALGSAKARLGLGLAYAKASAEKGLDVADLESGDFFRNNTNSDFQGIGPRVSFDVQSAPVSANGKLSVIGGVEVNLLAGQYEHSKGFEAYVDESPRQFDLAESAKGDMMTAGIKIGLQYDANENTSFRAGVRHDVTRMDQVQVTGPASIAPVSVEDGRTSFFVGMNVGF comes from the coding sequence ATGTCGTTCAACAGAGTTCTCGCCCCCACCGCAGCGGCAGCAGGTGCCATCGGCGCTGCTGTTTTTCCTGGAATGGCCTTGGCCCAAAGCACGGACAGCCCGCTTGTCTTGTCATTCGAAGGCGCGGTCGGCACGGGAGACCATGCAAACGCCTATGGCGAAGCAAAGCTCGGGAGCGGTTTTGACGCTTTTCAGGACGATGTAGCCTTTGTCGGTTCCGTCGGCCTGAGCCGGTCGATCAACCAAGACTGGGATTGGAGCTTGTCGGTCTCGCAACTCGGCTACGCTGACAACACCGTGTCAGGCGGAGGTGGCTCGACCAGTGCGTCATGGACAAGCGACGTCAGCCGCAGCGATGTCGCCTTTAGCTTCGGTCGGGACATTGCGCTGGGTTCGGCAAAGGCACGGCTTGGCCTTGGGCTGGCTTATGCGAAGGCCTCGGCTGAAAAGGGTCTCGATGTTGCAGATCTGGAAAGTGGCGACTTCTTCCGAAACAACACCAACAGCGACTTTCAGGGCATCGGCCCGCGGGTCAGCTTTGATGTGCAATCGGCTCCGGTTTCGGCCAATGGCAAGCTGTCGGTCATCGGCGGCGTCGAGGTCAACCTGCTTGCCGGCCAATACGAACACTCCAAAGGGTTCGAGGCCTATGTCGACGAGAGCCCGCGCCAATTCGACTTGGCCGAGTCCGCCAAAGGCGACATGATGACCGCCGGCATCAAGATCGGCCTGCAATATGACGCCAACGAAAACACGTCGTTCCGCGCCGGCGTCCGCCATGACGTGACCCGCATGGATCAGGTGCAAGTCACCGGCCCGGCGTCGATTGCCCCCGTGTCGGTCGAAGATGGCCGCACCTCGTTCTTCGTGGGTATGAACGTCGGCTTCTAA